In Hirundo rustica isolate bHirRus1 chromosome 2, bHirRus1.pri.v3, whole genome shotgun sequence, one genomic interval encodes:
- the SEPTIN10 gene encoding septin-10 isoform X3, whose protein sequence is MAASDADSHPQNVGFRTLSLSAHVGFDSLPDQLLRKSIKHGFCFNILCIGETGIGKSALMSSLFNTDFEDSPSTHFLSSVRLRAQTCELQESNVLLKLTVVKTVGFGDQVNKADTYQPIVDYIDAQFEAYLEEELKVIRSLFSYHDTRIHVCLYFISPTSRSLKNIDLLTMRSLDSKVNIIPVIGKADSISKTELQEFKKKIMSELVSNGIRIYQFPTDDETFSEMNTIINVLTKFERLMLMHQEEELKLEEKKKLLEDEIAQFIEKKAITESIQSQVPVSTPVVSLKTQGLQKKRQKHAPIL, encoded by the exons ATGGCCGCTTCCGATGCTGATTCGCACCCT caaaATGTTGGCTTTCGAACTTTGTCCTTGTCTGCACATGTTGGGTTTGATAGCTTACCTGACCAACTGCTTAGGAAATCCATCAAGCATGGCTTCTGCTTCAACATTCTTTGCATTG GGGAAACTGGAATTGGGAAATCAGCCTTGATGAGCAGTTTGTTTAACACCGATTTTGAGGACTCTCCATCAACACATTTTCTGTCAAGTGTGCGACTTAGAGCCCAGACTTGTGAGCTCCAGGAGAGTAATGTTCTTTTGAAGCTGACTGTTGTAAAAACAGTGGGATTTGGTGACCAGGTGAACAAAGCAGATAC CTATCAGCCAATAGTGGATTATATAGATGCACAATTTGAAGCCTATCTTGAGGAAGAACTGAAAGTTATACGATCTTTATTTAGCTACCATGATACTCGCATCCATGTCTGCCTCTATTTCATTTCACCTACAAGCCGTTCTCTAAAAAACATAGATTTGTTAACTATGAGAAGCCTAGACAGTAAG GTGAACATTATACCAGTTATAGGCAAAGCAGACAGCATTTCTAAAACTGAGCTACAAGagttcaagaagaaaataatgagtGAATTAGTTAGTAATGGCATCCGGATATACCAGTTTCCTACTGATGATGAAACCTTTTCTGAGATGAATACCATCATAAAT GTACTGACTAAATTTGAACGTCTTATGCTAATGCATCAAGAGGAGGAGCTGAaattagaggaaaagaaaaaacttctAGAAGATGAAATAGCTCAATTTATTGAGAAGAAAGCTATCACTGAATCGATTCAGTCACAAGTGCCTGTCTCTACCCCTGTTGTCAGTTTGAAGACACAAGGACTGCAAAAA aaaagacagaaacATGCTCCTATTCTGTGA
- the SEPTIN10 gene encoding septin-10 isoform X2, protein MAASDADSHPQNVGFRTLSLSAHVGFDSLPDQLLRKSIKHGFCFNILCIGETGIGKSALMSSLFNTDFEDSPSTHFLSSVRLRAQTCELQESNVLLKLTVVKTVGFGDQVNKADTYQPIVDYIDAQFEAYLEEELKVIRSLFSYHDTRIHVCLYFISPTSRSLKNIDLLTMRSLDSKVNIIPVIGKADSISKTELQEFKKKIMSELVSNGIRIYQFPTDDETFSEMNTIINGYLPFAVVGSMEKVKIGNKMVRARQYPWGIVKVENESHCDTIKLRRMLCTNMEDLKEKTCAYYESYRRCRLEKLGCRDVGPENKLVRY, encoded by the exons ATGGCCGCTTCCGATGCTGATTCGCACCCT caaaATGTTGGCTTTCGAACTTTGTCCTTGTCTGCACATGTTGGGTTTGATAGCTTACCTGACCAACTGCTTAGGAAATCCATCAAGCATGGCTTCTGCTTCAACATTCTTTGCATTG GGGAAACTGGAATTGGGAAATCAGCCTTGATGAGCAGTTTGTTTAACACCGATTTTGAGGACTCTCCATCAACACATTTTCTGTCAAGTGTGCGACTTAGAGCCCAGACTTGTGAGCTCCAGGAGAGTAATGTTCTTTTGAAGCTGACTGTTGTAAAAACAGTGGGATTTGGTGACCAGGTGAACAAAGCAGATAC CTATCAGCCAATAGTGGATTATATAGATGCACAATTTGAAGCCTATCTTGAGGAAGAACTGAAAGTTATACGATCTTTATTTAGCTACCATGATACTCGCATCCATGTCTGCCTCTATTTCATTTCACCTACAAGCCGTTCTCTAAAAAACATAGATTTGTTAACTATGAGAAGCCTAGACAGTAAG GTGAACATTATACCAGTTATAGGCAAAGCAGACAGCATTTCTAAAACTGAGCTACAAGagttcaagaagaaaataatgagtGAATTAGTTAGTAATGGCATCCGGATATACCAGTTTCCTACTGATGATGAAACCTTTTCTGAGATGAATACCATCATAAAT GGTTATTTGCCATTTGCTGTGGTAGGAAGTATGGAGAAGGTGAAGATTGGAAACAAAATGGTGAGAGCTCGTCAGTATCCTTGGGGCATTGTAAAAG TGGAAAATGAGAGCCACTGTGACACTATAAAGCTTCGCAGGATGCTTTGCACAAATATGGAAGACTTAAAAGAGAAGACTTGTGCATATTATGAGTCATACAGACGTTGCAGACTGGAAAAGTTGGGTTGCAGAGATGTTGGCCCTGAGAACAAACTGGTCAG GTACTGA
- the SEPTIN10 gene encoding septin-10 isoform X1, producing MAASDADSHPQNVGFRTLSLSAHVGFDSLPDQLLRKSIKHGFCFNILCIGETGIGKSALMSSLFNTDFEDSPSTHFLSSVRLRAQTCELQESNVLLKLTVVKTVGFGDQVNKADTYQPIVDYIDAQFEAYLEEELKVIRSLFSYHDTRIHVCLYFISPTSRSLKNIDLLTMRSLDSKVNIIPVIGKADSISKTELQEFKKKIMSELVSNGIRIYQFPTDDETFSEMNTIINGYLPFAVVGSMEKVKIGNKMVRARQYPWGIVKVENESHCDTIKLRRMLCTNMEDLKEKTCAYYESYRRCRLEKLGCRDVGPENKLVRFRKEWRQKLLQRKTVF from the exons ATGGCCGCTTCCGATGCTGATTCGCACCCT caaaATGTTGGCTTTCGAACTTTGTCCTTGTCTGCACATGTTGGGTTTGATAGCTTACCTGACCAACTGCTTAGGAAATCCATCAAGCATGGCTTCTGCTTCAACATTCTTTGCATTG GGGAAACTGGAATTGGGAAATCAGCCTTGATGAGCAGTTTGTTTAACACCGATTTTGAGGACTCTCCATCAACACATTTTCTGTCAAGTGTGCGACTTAGAGCCCAGACTTGTGAGCTCCAGGAGAGTAATGTTCTTTTGAAGCTGACTGTTGTAAAAACAGTGGGATTTGGTGACCAGGTGAACAAAGCAGATAC CTATCAGCCAATAGTGGATTATATAGATGCACAATTTGAAGCCTATCTTGAGGAAGAACTGAAAGTTATACGATCTTTATTTAGCTACCATGATACTCGCATCCATGTCTGCCTCTATTTCATTTCACCTACAAGCCGTTCTCTAAAAAACATAGATTTGTTAACTATGAGAAGCCTAGACAGTAAG GTGAACATTATACCAGTTATAGGCAAAGCAGACAGCATTTCTAAAACTGAGCTACAAGagttcaagaagaaaataatgagtGAATTAGTTAGTAATGGCATCCGGATATACCAGTTTCCTACTGATGATGAAACCTTTTCTGAGATGAATACCATCATAAAT GGTTATTTGCCATTTGCTGTGGTAGGAAGTATGGAGAAGGTGAAGATTGGAAACAAAATGGTGAGAGCTCGTCAGTATCCTTGGGGCATTGTAAAAG TGGAAAATGAGAGCCACTGTGACACTATAAAGCTTCGCAGGATGCTTTGCACAAATATGGAAGACTTAAAAGAGAAGACTTGTGCATATTATGAGTCATACAGACGTTGCAGACTGGAAAAGTTGGGTTGCAGAGATGTTGGCCCTGAGAACAAACTGGTCAG GTTCAGAAAGGAATGGAGGCAAAAGCTTTTACAAA GGAAGACTGTTTTTTAG